The following proteins are encoded in a genomic region of Hydra vulgaris chromosome 05, alternate assembly HydraT2T_AEP:
- the LOC136071805 gene encoding uncharacterized protein LOC136071805 isoform X1 → MILALLRLLVLLRGIIICFCNEDSTKIHFTNSWAVHIEKGNTQIANEIAEKHGFNNLGQIGTLPGYFHFVKKNFKSKRNRRSSTVEDVNLLSEKNVRWVKQQHVLERDKRSIVPEYLQIVHSVGYTVQDPLYNDQWYLNNVGQSSGPSGMDINIIPVWSRGISGKNIVVAVLDDGLDHTHPDLKRNYDPKASYDFNDYDEDPMPRTSDPNNCHGTKCAGEVAAEAGNGICGVGVAFNSSVGGIRMLDGNTTDTIEGSALSFKKDYIDIYSCAWGPKDDGKRFGRPGTLASKALELGVKEGRNGLGSIFVWATGNGGLTDDDCNCDGYTTSVYTISVGAISDHGLSTYYTESCASTLAVTFSGGSHREKRENKIITTTLNHKCTDEFKGTSSAAPLAAGMIALMLEANRKLTWRDVQHIIVETSLMTSPLDEGWRRNGAGKWFNQKFGFGRMDAASMVEKADTWSNVAEHRMCWSDKSVGPWGIPSAGTIAVAINTTACSDTLSEIKTLEHVQVVLSLKHRHRGHLSVELISPSGTRTQMLKTRRNDKSTKGLKDWVFMSVHFWGEDPKGIWTLAVTDNSNNNREHHKRKSKYGDFEDATEALQDELEFNNDAEHDAIVDEAEEFENTEEFQNKVFEDDIFPKLSKNNKQKVSDQSKDKTNDENEKLIEELPHKEKLKFKQHEESKAEHKDKKKKKNKLSKLKKGVQTQTSHSNEKNPVINESVRLSQNTSPEKLPFIPSHFPIANNGQYALAGDNASIMPTDKNTPILSVPNPSYSAGINNENIQQTNPHSTGNQVSSALHNGSNNFTSQPVITSGSNINQLLNTSTNSPSSTEENKMLESVLKTILSETFANFRNESEGSFKNFDDRLNELENVLKKSNDSGVNKAESITSSLANAFKGGKAIDKINNVLNVLESNKNQSKSHNTSSYKNSEVVSDVLKVLKDILSTNIDDGKLKHYKKRISKLLETSSNKTRKLTDKLFTDLQPQDEGNNVSPIVITDALALVSRLFKEKKPIIPKKSTKVVTSELPKNVRIVLQGPKGDVILPYEMVAPDTKKEVTTLTSSKEMHHADNTVDTITVQHKNIRHKNNQKVVDDADLLNKIDSHRNIAEENEDLFNEKIAEEGVSNVNLQSSNKLDQNNNIDVVKNPDVPNEKVFELNSSGEPENAESNSLTISVVKNGRLIKDNKIKLDKLEKKLIDSPKTEKINSENNIDIEVMFDKDVSKDLSAKHGLNNYENLEEIKKLNVKNEAVDVAKFGAQDDSGQSNHFEDVSGLQWQDISSKKTKEKVPESLSIKVKSGENNIKKHKNKFKKKKSLKSHKRTHTNHLDEIRNYNIEPLPFLQFADPSDISPQNEDEDSFIRSLYEPYNLHTKQIETNIPGEGKASYYPPSDFQQDRENWNIKRSNIPRPQVNYHNETKKHLIKVKQPLVRKSTRITEERSNEFESGDLNDENDENQNDEEDGPHVVKRSAIFSDLYLPENSNFKLRKKLRFENERRSAVKKAYKLEEALKRKIISMRKESSSVLNIIKRVHDDISIGDSKDLRVLEKQLSQLENAKYNSLYNGESQIEQNTPLVRTKVSRKPPRESRDDPDEYYKYGVTKSGELETWTLLFYGTGP, encoded by the exons ATGATTTTAGCCCTTTTAAGGCTACTGGTTTTGTTAAGGGgaattataatatgtttttgcaATGAAGATAGTACAAAGATTCATTTTACAAATTCCTGGGCAGTTCATATTGAAAAAGGAAATACTCAAATTGCTAATGAAATTGCAGAAAAGCATGGATTTAATAATCTTGGACAG ATTGGTACACTTCCTGGgtattttcattttgtaaagaaaaattttaagagTAAGCGAAACAGAAGATCAAGTACTGTAGAAGATGTAAATCtactttctgaaaaaaat GTTCGATGGGTTAAGCAGCAGCATGTTCTGGAAAGAGACAAACGCTCTATTGTCCCtgaatatttacaaattgttcATTCTGTTGGATATACTGTTCAAGACCCACTTTATAATGATCAGTGGTActtg aacAATGTCGGCCAATCAAGTGGCCCATCTGGAATGGATATTAACATTATCCCTGTTTGGTCACGTGGTATTTCTGGAAAAAACATTGTTGTTGCTGTTTTAGATGATg GGCTTGATCACACTCATCCAGATCTGAAAAGGAACtat gaTCCAAAAGCTAGTTACgattttaatgattatgatgAAGATCCAATGCCTCGTACATCAGATCCTAATAATTG tcatggTACAAAATGTGCCGGTGAAGTTGCTGCTGAGGCTGGAAATGGAATATGTGGAGTTGGTGTGGCTTTTAACTCTAGTGTTGgag gTATTCGAATGTTAGATGGAAACACCACTGATACCATTGAAGGAAGTGCGCTAagctttaaaaaagattatattgaTATCTACAGTTGTGCATGGGGGCCTAAAGATGATGGAAAGAGATTTGGGAGACCTGGAACTTTAGCTAGTAAAGCTTTAGAACTTGGTGTAAAAGAG GGAAGAAATGGCCTTGGTTCTATATTTGTTTGGGCGACTGGAAATGGTGGTTTGACTGATGATGATTGTAATTGTGATGGGTACACCACGAGTGTTTATACAATTTCTGTAGGTGCAATAAGTGACCATGGTCTCTCAACCTACTACACAGAAAGTTGTGCTTCTACTTTAGCTGTAACTTTCAGTGGGGGATCTCATCGTGAAAAGAGAGAGAATAAAAtt ATTACAACAACCCTCAACCACAAATGTACAGACGAATTTAAAGGAACTTCATCTGCAGCTCCATTAGCAGCAGGAATGATAGCTCTCATGTTGGAAGCAAA ccgCAAACTAACATGGCGAGATGTACAACATATCATTGTAGAAACATCATTAATGACCAGCCCACTTGATGAAGGCTGGCGTAGAAATGGTGCTGGAAAATGGTTCAATCAAAAGTTTGGATTTGGGCGCATGGATGCAGCTTCGATGGTTGAAAAAGCTGATACCTGGTCCAATGTGGCTGAACATAGAATGTGCTGGAGTGATAAGAGTGTAGGACCTTG GGGCATTCCTAGTGCTGGTACCATTGCAGTAGCCATTAATACTACAGCTTGCTCTGACACTTTGTCTGAAATAAAAACTCTTGAACATGTTCAAGTAGTACTGTCTCTTAAGCATAGACACCGTGGACATCTTAGTGTTGAGCTGATCTCGCCATCAGGTACAAGGACACAAATGTTGAAAACAAGAAGAAATGATAAATCAACCAAAGGACTAAag gatTGGGTGTTTATGAGTGTTCATTTTTGGGGAGAAGATCCAAAAGGAATATGGACATTAGCTGTTACAGATAACAGCAACAATAATCGCGAGCATCATAAGCGGAAAAGCAAGTATGGAGATTTTGAAGATGCAACAGAAGCATTGCAGGATGAACTTGAGTTTAACAATGATGCTGAACATGATGCAATAGTTGATGAAGCTGAAGAGTTTGAAAATACTGAAGAATTTCAAAACAAAGTGTTTGAAGATGATATTTTTccaaaactttctaaaaataataaacagaaagTTTCTGATCAGTCAAAAGATAAAACTAACGATGAAAATGAGAAACTAATAGAGGAATTGCCACACAAAGAAAAGTTGAAATTTAAGCAACATGAAGAATCTAAAGCTGAACACAAAgataagaagaagaaaaagaataaGTTAAGCAAGCTGAAGAAGGGCGTGCAAACTCAAACTTCACACTCTAACGAGAAAAATCCAGTAATAAATGAAAGTGTTAGATTAAGTCAAAATACTAGTCCAGAAAAACTTCCATTTATTCCAAGTCATTTTCCTATTGCAAACAATGGACAGTACGCTTTAGCTGGTGACAATGCTTCTATCATGCCAACTGATAAAAACACTCCTATCCTGTCAGTGCCGAATCCATCTTATTCTGCTGGAATTAACAATGAAAACATTCAGCAAACTAATCCACATTCAACCGGTAACCAAGTATCTTCTGCTTTACACAATGGATCTAATAATTTCACATCTCAACCTGTTATTACATCTGGTTCTAATATCAATCAATTATTGAACACTTCTACCAACTCTCCTTCTAGTactgaagaaaataaaatgcttgaaagtgttttaaaaaccaTTCTATCAGAAACATTTGCTAATTTCCGAAATGAAAGTGAAGgcagctttaaaaattttgatgacCGACTTAATGAGttggaaaatgttttgaaaaaatctaatGACTCAGGTGTCAATAAAGCTGAATCAATAACTTCAAGTTTAGCTAACGCCTTTAAAGGTGGGAAAGCAATCGATAAAATtaacaatgttttaaatgtaCTAGAAAGCAACAAAAACCAATCTAAATCCCATAATACTAGTTCATACAAAAATTCAGAAGTTGTTTCggatgttttaaaagttttaaaggatATACTTTCAACTAACATTGATGATGGTAAATTAAAGCACTACAAAAAGAGAATATCGAAGTTGTTAGAAACCAGCTCAAATAAAACCCGTAAGCTAACGGACAAGCTCTTCACTGATTTGCAACCACAGGACGAAGGTAATAATGTATCTCCTATTGTTATTACAGATGCATTGGCACTTGTAAGTCgcctttttaaagaaaaaaaacctattattccaaaaaaaagtacGAAGGTAGTTACATCTGAGTTACCTAAAAACGTTCGAATTGTTCTTCAAGGTCCTAAAGGAGATGTCATTCTTCCATATGAAATGGTCGCCCCCGatacaaaaaaagaagttaCAACATTGACGTCATCAAAAGAAATGCATCATGCTGACAATACTGTCGATACTATTACAGTGCAGCATAAAAATATTCgtcataaaaataatcaaaaggtGGTAGATGACGCtgatttacttaataaaattgacAGCCATCGCAATATAGCAGAGGAAAATGAAGACTTGTTTAATGAGAAGATAGCAGAAGAAGGTGTTTCAAATGTAAACCTCCAGTCTTCCAACAAATTAGACCAAAACAACAATATAGATGTTGTAAAGAATCCTGATGTTCCAAATGAAAAAGTATTTGAGCTTAATTCTTCAGGGGAACCGGAGAATGCTGAGAGTAACAGTTTAACAATATCTGTCGTAAAAAACGGACGTTTAATCAAAGACAATAAAATAAAGCTggataaactagaaaaaaagttaattgatagcccaaaaactgaaaaaataaatagtgaAAATAATATCGACATTGAGGTGATGTTTGATAAAGACGTCAGCAAAGATCTTTCGGCAAAACATGGATTAAACAACTACGAAAATCTTGAAgagataaaaaaactaaacgtTAAAAATGAAGCTGTTGATGTTGCAAAGTTTGGTGCTCAAGATGATTCTGGTCAGTCTAATCATTTTGAAGATGTTTCTGGTTTGCAATGGCAGGATATCTCATCTAAAAAGACTAAGGAAAAAGTCCCCGAGTCACTATCCATTAAAGTCAAATCCggtgaaaataatataaaaaagcacaaaaataaatttaaaaagaagaagAGTTTAAAAAGCCACAAAAGAACGCACACCAATCACCTTGACGAAATTCGCAATTACAATATTGAACCTTTACCTTTCCTTCAGTTTGCTGATCCTAGTGATATATCTCCTCAAAACGAAGATGAAGATAGCTTCATACGATCTCTCTACGAACCCTACAATCTCCATACTAAGCAGATAGAGACAAATATTCCTGGAGAAGGTAAAGCTTCTTACTACCCTCCTAGTGATTTCCAACAGGATCGTGAAAACTGGAACATAAAAAGGTCAAATATACCGCGCCCACAAGTTAATTATCATaacgaaacaaaaaaacacttaataaaAGTTAAGCAACCTTTAGTTCGCAAATCAACTCGCATTACTGAAGAAAGAAGCAATGAGTTTGAAAGCGGGGATTTGaatgatgaaaatgatgaaaaccAAAATGATGAAGAAGATGGTCCTCATGTTGTTAAACGTTCTGCCATATTCAGTGACTTATATTTACCTGAAAACTCTAATTTTAAGCTGAGAAAAAAATTGCGTTTCGAAAATGAGCGAAGATCAGCCGTTAAAAAAGCTTACAAATTAGAAGAAGCGTTGAAACGCAAGATTATTTCTATGAGAAAAGAAAGCTcatcagttttaaatataattaaaagagtACATGACGATATTTCTATAGGTGACTCAAAAGACTTAAGGGTCCTTGAAAAGCAGTTATCACAGCTCGAAAATGCTAAGTATAACTCTTTATATAATGGCGAGTCCCAGATAGAACAAAACACTCCTTTAGTCAGGACTAAGGTTTCAAGGAAACCCCCACGGGAGTCTAGAGACGATCCTGATGAATATTACAAATATGGAGTCACAAAGTCAGGAGAACTTGAAACATGGACATTGTTATTTTATGGAACGGGTCCTTAG
- the LOC136071805 gene encoding uncharacterized protein LOC136071805 isoform X2: protein MDINIIPVWSRGISGKNIVVAVLDDGLDHTHPDLKRNYDPKASYDFNDYDEDPMPRTSDPNNCHGTKCAGEVAAEAGNGICGVGVAFNSSVGGIRMLDGNTTDTIEGSALSFKKDYIDIYSCAWGPKDDGKRFGRPGTLASKALELGVKEGRNGLGSIFVWATGNGGLTDDDCNCDGYTTSVYTISVGAISDHGLSTYYTESCASTLAVTFSGGSHREKRENKIITTTLNHKCTDEFKGTSSAAPLAAGMIALMLEANRKLTWRDVQHIIVETSLMTSPLDEGWRRNGAGKWFNQKFGFGRMDAASMVEKADTWSNVAEHRMCWSDKSVGPWGIPSAGTIAVAINTTACSDTLSEIKTLEHVQVVLSLKHRHRGHLSVELISPSGTRTQMLKTRRNDKSTKGLKDWVFMSVHFWGEDPKGIWTLAVTDNSNNNREHHKRKSKYGDFEDATEALQDELEFNNDAEHDAIVDEAEEFENTEEFQNKVFEDDIFPKLSKNNKQKVSDQSKDKTNDENEKLIEELPHKEKLKFKQHEESKAEHKDKKKKKNKLSKLKKGVQTQTSHSNEKNPVINESVRLSQNTSPEKLPFIPSHFPIANNGQYALAGDNASIMPTDKNTPILSVPNPSYSAGINNENIQQTNPHSTGNQVSSALHNGSNNFTSQPVITSGSNINQLLNTSTNSPSSTEENKMLESVLKTILSETFANFRNESEGSFKNFDDRLNELENVLKKSNDSGVNKAESITSSLANAFKGGKAIDKINNVLNVLESNKNQSKSHNTSSYKNSEVVSDVLKVLKDILSTNIDDGKLKHYKKRISKLLETSSNKTRKLTDKLFTDLQPQDEGNNVSPIVITDALALVSRLFKEKKPIIPKKSTKVVTSELPKNVRIVLQGPKGDVILPYEMVAPDTKKEVTTLTSSKEMHHADNTVDTITVQHKNIRHKNNQKVVDDADLLNKIDSHRNIAEENEDLFNEKIAEEGVSNVNLQSSNKLDQNNNIDVVKNPDVPNEKVFELNSSGEPENAESNSLTISVVKNGRLIKDNKIKLDKLEKKLIDSPKTEKINSENNIDIEVMFDKDVSKDLSAKHGLNNYENLEEIKKLNVKNEAVDVAKFGAQDDSGQSNHFEDVSGLQWQDISSKKTKEKVPESLSIKVKSGENNIKKHKNKFKKKKSLKSHKRTHTNHLDEIRNYNIEPLPFLQFADPSDISPQNEDEDSFIRSLYEPYNLHTKQIETNIPGEGKASYYPPSDFQQDRENWNIKRSNIPRPQVNYHNETKKHLIKVKQPLVRKSTRITEERSNEFESGDLNDENDENQNDEEDGPHVVKRSAIFSDLYLPENSNFKLRKKLRFENERRSAVKKAYKLEEALKRKIISMRKESSSVLNIIKRVHDDISIGDSKDLRVLEKQLSQLENAKYNSLYNGESQIEQNTPLVRTKVSRKPPRESRDDPDEYYKYGVTKSGELETWTLLFYGTGP from the exons ATGGATATTAACATTATCCCTGTTTGGTCACGTGGTATTTCTGGAAAAAACATTGTTGTTGCTGTTTTAGATGATg GGCTTGATCACACTCATCCAGATCTGAAAAGGAACtat gaTCCAAAAGCTAGTTACgattttaatgattatgatgAAGATCCAATGCCTCGTACATCAGATCCTAATAATTG tcatggTACAAAATGTGCCGGTGAAGTTGCTGCTGAGGCTGGAAATGGAATATGTGGAGTTGGTGTGGCTTTTAACTCTAGTGTTGgag gTATTCGAATGTTAGATGGAAACACCACTGATACCATTGAAGGAAGTGCGCTAagctttaaaaaagattatattgaTATCTACAGTTGTGCATGGGGGCCTAAAGATGATGGAAAGAGATTTGGGAGACCTGGAACTTTAGCTAGTAAAGCTTTAGAACTTGGTGTAAAAGAG GGAAGAAATGGCCTTGGTTCTATATTTGTTTGGGCGACTGGAAATGGTGGTTTGACTGATGATGATTGTAATTGTGATGGGTACACCACGAGTGTTTATACAATTTCTGTAGGTGCAATAAGTGACCATGGTCTCTCAACCTACTACACAGAAAGTTGTGCTTCTACTTTAGCTGTAACTTTCAGTGGGGGATCTCATCGTGAAAAGAGAGAGAATAAAAtt ATTACAACAACCCTCAACCACAAATGTACAGACGAATTTAAAGGAACTTCATCTGCAGCTCCATTAGCAGCAGGAATGATAGCTCTCATGTTGGAAGCAAA ccgCAAACTAACATGGCGAGATGTACAACATATCATTGTAGAAACATCATTAATGACCAGCCCACTTGATGAAGGCTGGCGTAGAAATGGTGCTGGAAAATGGTTCAATCAAAAGTTTGGATTTGGGCGCATGGATGCAGCTTCGATGGTTGAAAAAGCTGATACCTGGTCCAATGTGGCTGAACATAGAATGTGCTGGAGTGATAAGAGTGTAGGACCTTG GGGCATTCCTAGTGCTGGTACCATTGCAGTAGCCATTAATACTACAGCTTGCTCTGACACTTTGTCTGAAATAAAAACTCTTGAACATGTTCAAGTAGTACTGTCTCTTAAGCATAGACACCGTGGACATCTTAGTGTTGAGCTGATCTCGCCATCAGGTACAAGGACACAAATGTTGAAAACAAGAAGAAATGATAAATCAACCAAAGGACTAAag gatTGGGTGTTTATGAGTGTTCATTTTTGGGGAGAAGATCCAAAAGGAATATGGACATTAGCTGTTACAGATAACAGCAACAATAATCGCGAGCATCATAAGCGGAAAAGCAAGTATGGAGATTTTGAAGATGCAACAGAAGCATTGCAGGATGAACTTGAGTTTAACAATGATGCTGAACATGATGCAATAGTTGATGAAGCTGAAGAGTTTGAAAATACTGAAGAATTTCAAAACAAAGTGTTTGAAGATGATATTTTTccaaaactttctaaaaataataaacagaaagTTTCTGATCAGTCAAAAGATAAAACTAACGATGAAAATGAGAAACTAATAGAGGAATTGCCACACAAAGAAAAGTTGAAATTTAAGCAACATGAAGAATCTAAAGCTGAACACAAAgataagaagaagaaaaagaataaGTTAAGCAAGCTGAAGAAGGGCGTGCAAACTCAAACTTCACACTCTAACGAGAAAAATCCAGTAATAAATGAAAGTGTTAGATTAAGTCAAAATACTAGTCCAGAAAAACTTCCATTTATTCCAAGTCATTTTCCTATTGCAAACAATGGACAGTACGCTTTAGCTGGTGACAATGCTTCTATCATGCCAACTGATAAAAACACTCCTATCCTGTCAGTGCCGAATCCATCTTATTCTGCTGGAATTAACAATGAAAACATTCAGCAAACTAATCCACATTCAACCGGTAACCAAGTATCTTCTGCTTTACACAATGGATCTAATAATTTCACATCTCAACCTGTTATTACATCTGGTTCTAATATCAATCAATTATTGAACACTTCTACCAACTCTCCTTCTAGTactgaagaaaataaaatgcttgaaagtgttttaaaaaccaTTCTATCAGAAACATTTGCTAATTTCCGAAATGAAAGTGAAGgcagctttaaaaattttgatgacCGACTTAATGAGttggaaaatgttttgaaaaaatctaatGACTCAGGTGTCAATAAAGCTGAATCAATAACTTCAAGTTTAGCTAACGCCTTTAAAGGTGGGAAAGCAATCGATAAAATtaacaatgttttaaatgtaCTAGAAAGCAACAAAAACCAATCTAAATCCCATAATACTAGTTCATACAAAAATTCAGAAGTTGTTTCggatgttttaaaagttttaaaggatATACTTTCAACTAACATTGATGATGGTAAATTAAAGCACTACAAAAAGAGAATATCGAAGTTGTTAGAAACCAGCTCAAATAAAACCCGTAAGCTAACGGACAAGCTCTTCACTGATTTGCAACCACAGGACGAAGGTAATAATGTATCTCCTATTGTTATTACAGATGCATTGGCACTTGTAAGTCgcctttttaaagaaaaaaaacctattattccaaaaaaaagtacGAAGGTAGTTACATCTGAGTTACCTAAAAACGTTCGAATTGTTCTTCAAGGTCCTAAAGGAGATGTCATTCTTCCATATGAAATGGTCGCCCCCGatacaaaaaaagaagttaCAACATTGACGTCATCAAAAGAAATGCATCATGCTGACAATACTGTCGATACTATTACAGTGCAGCATAAAAATATTCgtcataaaaataatcaaaaggtGGTAGATGACGCtgatttacttaataaaattgacAGCCATCGCAATATAGCAGAGGAAAATGAAGACTTGTTTAATGAGAAGATAGCAGAAGAAGGTGTTTCAAATGTAAACCTCCAGTCTTCCAACAAATTAGACCAAAACAACAATATAGATGTTGTAAAGAATCCTGATGTTCCAAATGAAAAAGTATTTGAGCTTAATTCTTCAGGGGAACCGGAGAATGCTGAGAGTAACAGTTTAACAATATCTGTCGTAAAAAACGGACGTTTAATCAAAGACAATAAAATAAAGCTggataaactagaaaaaaagttaattgatagcccaaaaactgaaaaaataaatagtgaAAATAATATCGACATTGAGGTGATGTTTGATAAAGACGTCAGCAAAGATCTTTCGGCAAAACATGGATTAAACAACTACGAAAATCTTGAAgagataaaaaaactaaacgtTAAAAATGAAGCTGTTGATGTTGCAAAGTTTGGTGCTCAAGATGATTCTGGTCAGTCTAATCATTTTGAAGATGTTTCTGGTTTGCAATGGCAGGATATCTCATCTAAAAAGACTAAGGAAAAAGTCCCCGAGTCACTATCCATTAAAGTCAAATCCggtgaaaataatataaaaaagcacaaaaataaatttaaaaagaagaagAGTTTAAAAAGCCACAAAAGAACGCACACCAATCACCTTGACGAAATTCGCAATTACAATATTGAACCTTTACCTTTCCTTCAGTTTGCTGATCCTAGTGATATATCTCCTCAAAACGAAGATGAAGATAGCTTCATACGATCTCTCTACGAACCCTACAATCTCCATACTAAGCAGATAGAGACAAATATTCCTGGAGAAGGTAAAGCTTCTTACTACCCTCCTAGTGATTTCCAACAGGATCGTGAAAACTGGAACATAAAAAGGTCAAATATACCGCGCCCACAAGTTAATTATCATaacgaaacaaaaaaacacttaataaaAGTTAAGCAACCTTTAGTTCGCAAATCAACTCGCATTACTGAAGAAAGAAGCAATGAGTTTGAAAGCGGGGATTTGaatgatgaaaatgatgaaaaccAAAATGATGAAGAAGATGGTCCTCATGTTGTTAAACGTTCTGCCATATTCAGTGACTTATATTTACCTGAAAACTCTAATTTTAAGCTGAGAAAAAAATTGCGTTTCGAAAATGAGCGAAGATCAGCCGTTAAAAAAGCTTACAAATTAGAAGAAGCGTTGAAACGCAAGATTATTTCTATGAGAAAAGAAAGCTcatcagttttaaatataattaaaagagtACATGACGATATTTCTATAGGTGACTCAAAAGACTTAAGGGTCCTTGAAAAGCAGTTATCACAGCTCGAAAATGCTAAGTATAACTCTTTATATAATGGCGAGTCCCAGATAGAACAAAACACTCCTTTAGTCAGGACTAAGGTTTCAAGGAAACCCCCACGGGAGTCTAGAGACGATCCTGATGAATATTACAAATATGGAGTCACAAAGTCAGGAGAACTTGAAACATGGACATTGTTATTTTATGGAACGGGTCCTTAG